One genomic segment of Hordeum vulgare subsp. vulgare chromosome 2H, MorexV3_pseudomolecules_assembly, whole genome shotgun sequence includes these proteins:
- the LOC123425634 gene encoding mavicyanin-like: MAALRSGSAVALAALVAAAMWAGMASAAVYEVGDKVGWTIMGSPNYTAWAASKKFSVGDTVVFTYNKQFHNVIAVSKADYKNCDVTKPKATWSTGKDSVVLNTTGHHYFLCGFPGHCAIGQKVDVRVLSSAAPSTAPAMAPAPAAAGGGSAGRAAAAPSPRANAAPAVSSSIAVTIAASVLSLAAAGLSLL, translated from the exons ATGGCCGCGCTGAGGAGTGGTTCGGCCGTGGCCTTGGCGGCTCTGGTGGCGGCGGCGATGTGGGCCGGGATGGCGTCGGCAGCCGTGTACGAGGTGGGCGACAAGGTCGGGTGGACCATCATGGGCAGCCCCAACTACACCGCCTGGGCCGCCTCCAAGAAGTTCAGCGTCGGCGACACCGTTG TGTTCACCTACAACAAGCAGTTCCACAACGTGATCGCGGTGAGCAAGGCGGACTACAAGAACTGCGACGTGACGAAGCCCAAGGCCACATGGTCCACGGGCAAGGACTCCGTCGTCCTCAACACCACCGGCCACCACTACTTCCTCTGCGGCTTCCCGGGCCACTGCGCCATCGGGCAGAAGGTCGACGTCCGCGTGCTCTCCTCTGCTGCCCCTTCCACCGCCCCCGCCATGGCGCCCGCCCCGGCAGCCGCGGGTGGTGGCTCAGCCGGCCGCGCCGCCGCAGCGCCCTCGCCGCGCGCCAACGCCGCGCCGGCCGTCAGCAGCTCCATCGCCGTGACGATCGCCGCGTCCGTGCTGTCCTTGGCCGCGGCCGGCCTAAGCCTGCTCTAG